The Festucalex cinctus isolate MCC-2025b chromosome 16, RoL_Fcin_1.0, whole genome shotgun sequence sequence TGCCCTGAACTctttgccaaccaatcgcagggcagtatAAAAGACCTGACAATTCTTCCTACTGAGATAACTGGAgtttttgactcagtggataAAGCTCCATGTACTAAActtctggattttgactttgAGACTCCCTTTTTCTGGACACTCAGACACTTCACAATGGATACATTATTCATGGtatcacacattcacactctggTGCCAGTAAATTACGCAAATAGCCACAGCTGCCGTAGGGCAGGCTTACGGAAGCGTGGCTGCGAGTGTGTGCCTTCTACGGCCCCTcccaccaccaccaaacattcgcACCATCCATACACCAGTGAGAGTGGCACTGGAGGCAATGCTTGCCCACAGACATAACACGTGACTTGGAAACAGCAGGAATCGCAAAGGGGAGTCAGGACCTTCTGGTGGGACGACTGGCTCTCATAGATACAACACCATTAtcattaacaaaatatataGTTCATCCACAATGTGTACACACgacatcaaaaaaaacaaaagcacaagtcCAATCTTAGTCAATTAATTTCCTAGTGGTTCATGCTGAAAGCTTGCGTGTCGTCCAGAATGTCCATTTCGGCCTCGATGGACACCACATGGTGACCCGGGATCATGGCCAGGCCCAGAACTCGGGGTTCCCCCTGGGAGAAAGTGTCTTAaaagaagattaaaaaaaaaacatgaacattaaACTGCTTGCCACCATTGCTTCTAGCATAGTTCCATGCTTACCTTTGGATTTAAGAAACTCCTGTGCCGACCCAAGGATTATGTTACAGTCTCGGTCCGTGCAGAGGAAAAGGCCCACCAAGGTCCGGCCGTCAGTCATACGGATCCTCATGTTCTTGTTCAAGAGGCTCTGGAGTTTTTGCCTCGCCTGGGATGGTAAGTCACGTTCCTGAATACAAAaagtactcttttttttttttttttttttttttttttttttttttttttttttctcttttttttaaccaaacacTGCATTTAAGTACAGTTCAATTGTATGtaacttttaaataaaacacactAAAAATTGTAtaactttttccatattttattgccTATTATGGTAATATTTATACTTGAGTTGTGCATTATTTTAGGTGGCACTTGGTTTAAAACGTGAGACTTGATTCACTTAGTATAAGGTTACTCGCGTTAAGTatgttatgtattatttatgaaGTGAGTCTCCTTGACTAACTGTCTTAAAATTTACATTAACTAACATACGATCTGATGAACATTGACGCTAAAATGTTCGTTCATTCATTTGAATCTTCATTGATTCACCTGACCGCTAACTCGTTAGCGACAGATTTGCTAAATGCTCGAGTGTCTCTTTTCGGGAGGAAGACACACGTATTCGGATTTAATCGCCAAATTCTAAACTTAACAAAGATAAGAGCGTAAATGGTCATCCAAGTAAACATACATGAGTAGACGGTCCGTTTTCCTCGATTGTTGCCATTTGTGCATTCTTCTTCTGTGTTTCTGTGCCG is a genomic window containing:
- the naa38 gene encoding N-alpha-acetyltransferase 38, NatC auxiliary subunit, which translates into the protein MATIEENGPSTHERDLPSQARQKLQSLLNKNMRIRMTDGRTLVGLFLCTDRDCNIILGSAQEFLKSKDTFSQGEPRVLGLAMIPGHHVVSIEAEMDILDDTQAFSMNH